The Cynocephalus volans isolate mCynVol1 chromosome 12, mCynVol1.pri, whole genome shotgun sequence sequence cataagaagaatgtgtattctgtaactttaagatggaatgttctataaatggcTGCTAGGTCCATTTGATGTACAATTTAGTTTAAGAACTtgtttgctgattttctgtctatctAACTAAGCCGTCTAATGCTGAGAATAGTGTGTTGAATTTCCCGACTATTTTGTATTGGAGGGGTCCATCTCTccctttacataaaataaaatgtgctgtATATATCTGACAGTTCCAGTTTTAGGTGCATATATTTGAATAATTGGTAAATTCTCTTGATGAAATAATCCCTTCATCATTAAATAATGAAGTCATTTGTCTCTCTATACATTACTTTCTGTAGTCTTTTTTATCTAATACAAGTATAACTAATACTGCtcatttttggattttgtttccatggaatatgtttttccatccctgcACTTTgattctttctgtgtctttacaggtgagatgagtttcTTGTAGGGAGTATATAGATGggtgttatttttaaatacattcagCAAGTCTTTATGTCCTTAGGGAActtaaaccatttacatttaaagttattattgatatgtgaggctTACTCTTGTCAcgttgtttattattttctggtagctttatatatcctttgttctctttcttctcttatttatctttgcagtttggtggttttctgtagcaGAATGTTtacatgaaatttttttctcatttgtgtatatGCTCCAtgagtgagttttatacttttctatgtTACCATGCTGCTGGATTGAGATGGGTGGCTCCCAAACTCTGAGCAGTGTTTGTTTGTGGGCAACCCTGTTCCTGGAGTCAGCCCATTCATTGCAATGGTCTGCCTATATTTCGGGTATGTGGTGGTGCTTTGTTCACTTCTGTGCAAGGGTCATGACTGTATCACTGGGTTAAGATGGGGTCATGGCTCTGCAGTATTTTGTGTGGGTACAGTGGAATAATGGAGACGTATGGGGCTATTGGCCCAGGGAAGGATGCTGTCTCAAAGTAGATTCCCTCTCAAAATATTGCTATGATTTAGCATTCTGGGTCCAGATGTTTGCATGGAACCTGGCGTGAGTTCTCTATCTCATACAATAACAGTCCTCACTCATGTTGCTGCAATGACGTAGCAATTCTGCCAATACTAAAGCTTCCAAGATGATACCATTTGTTGGTTAAGTGATTTGGTGTTGACTGTTGCCTGGAATGCCTCAATATTTTCCCAAGAAGTCTCTCATCCTCTAGTAGAGTACAATGTCTCCCTTTTATGGTGATTTCAGAGCAATGTTTGAAGAGAGTAACAGTAAAGGGCGTAAGCCATTTTATTGCCTCAACTCCACACATCACTtccatcatattttcttggtCAGGCAAGTCACAATTCCAACTTAATGGATCCAACACTGTACCCCTTGTGAAAGCATCACTCCCTTGCGAGACAAGACATAAAGTACTAGAGCTCATGGTTTACTTATGGTAAGCAAAGATTTAGCTAGTTACCGATTAAGGTTGATAGGTAGAAGAGCCACTCCCATTTGTACTTTATATTCATTAATTCTGGGACTCATAAAAATAATCAATGGAGAAACAGCAATGCATATTTGTTGCAGAATTAGAGTATATAACACCTTCTGGAGGATATTATTCCATCTGTGTAAAGTATTGCCACAGAGACCATCTCATAAGTTTCAAAAGGTGATCCCAGTTTTCCAAGCATACTTTTTGAACTTCTAAGTATTGGAGGAATTTTTATTCACCACTGCATTACAGAGATACCCCTGAGCAGGTTTATAGTGCTGCAGCTAGACACTTTTTGGTGGTGCCATCAGATAATggaaaacaatctgaaaataagaTCTCGGTGCTTTCATCCATATGCAAGTTGTCATAAGAAATACTCCATGAGGCTACAAGTTCAGGCTGAGAAGCATGAAGCAGATCAGAGCATCTTCTACTTGAGCTCCCTGTTGCAGTATTTCCTCTCCTGCACAGCTGTGGTGACCGAGTCCTTCCTGCTGgcagtgatggcctatgaccaCTTTGTGGCCATTTGTAATCCTCTGCTTTACACAGTGGCCATGCCACAGACTCTCTGTGACCTCCTGGTGGCTTGGTCATATCTTTGGGGTATGACAGGCCCCTTGGTACTCCTTTGCTATGCTCTCCATCTAAACTTTTCTGGACACAATGTGATCAACCACTTTTTCTGTGAGTACACCGCTCTCATCGCTGTGTCAAGCTCTGATGTTCACATCCCCCACCTGCTGTTTTTTGCCACCTTCAATGAGGTGAGTACACCGCTGGTCGTCCTCACGTCCTACATTTTCATTCGCATGACTGTACTAAAAATCCATTCTGCCAGCGGGCGTcgcaaagccttctccacctgtgcctcccacgTGACCTCCATCACCATCTTCCACGTGACTGTCCTTTCCCTTTACTGTGTGCCCAACTCCCAAAACCATCACCAATCTCACGCTGAACCCTCTGTTCTATAGCCTGAGGAATAAAGATGTGAAGGATGCCTTTAGGAAATTAACACATGCAAAAGTTCCACTTCATTGAACCAATCTCAAAAGATGTTTTCAGTCTTAATGAACAACTATAACTGAGTCTAAAATGTTTCTAAAACTTAAAGATATATTTGTATGAGGTTTTCATAGATGATTATGATGCAcgaattataaatttaaatccCTTGAAGATGTCAAGGAAGACAATTCTGAGATGAATACCACAGGACTTGTATCCATAAAGTAtcattttctccaattctctgaaacagacacaaaaatattACAGAGCACAACAGATGACTTAATGTGGAGAATAATATAACTGAGAGAATGATGTTATTTCTCCATTGTACAGTCTTTTCTGATCTAATGTGTACACAGATGAAACCTTGACTTTAAAGATGTTTCTGTTGTGTGCCACTGAAGCACTGTGTCTTGTTAGCAGATACAGGTGGATATGCTGTGTGATGAAAGGGCTGTAATTATTTTCTGACATCTGCATTTCTTAGATTTTGTGATTTCTATAAATAGAAAGCCTTGCACTTGAAACAGCTCATGTtgagaagtaaataaaacaagTATAATTACATCTGCTACACAGAAGACGACAGAGATGGTTGAAGAGATAGTCCAGTAATGACTGAAACGAGAGATTTAAGACAGTCTTAACTGTTTTCATTCCAAATCTAGTGCATTTATCTACAATACTTCTGAGGAAATAAGCATGAGAGTTCATAGAGATCAATTTTGTCCTTCAGAATGGACAGTCACTGGAATCATTTCAATATTCTTAGATTGTGCTTTTATATTATTACTCAAAACGGGGAATCTCAGTATTATCAGGTCTGTACACCCCTGCAAGTGTTGTCCAGTCTAATTCATACAGAATGAATGTGTATATTGAAGAAGCAGATTTCAAAACTTCTTTGTTAATGATTACATAAATGACTAAACAAACACAAATATCTAGTAACACACACCCTAGAAATTAAAGCAAAAGTTGAATAAAAAACTAACCATacagaatttaaaacaatttattaagtTTCTATTATTAAAAACTGTCATACAGGGACAAATTGACAGccctataagaaaataaaattatatatgttggTTTTTCAAACAGCAAAATAGAGTTCCATAAACAGGTTTAAAATTAAGGTGACATGAGTACAAAAAATCTTTTTGTGAAAACTACAGAAAAGTAATTATAGTGACAAATGAAAAACTGAGGACCAGTCACTACTTATATCACATATATTAAAGGTGAAAATGAGAGTActatagaaaaatatacataagatATAATTACATACTCTAGTAAATGGAACACAAATAGCCTTAAACATACGAAGAATTGTTCAACCTGACTCCTAGTAGCAGAAACAGTAATTAAAACTGCTCTGAATTATCATTTCTCATCTATTGGTGTGGCAGAAATCTAAAAGTTTATAGCACACCCTGTAAGTGAAGCTGTGCGATAACAggcatttttatacattttgagcAGGAATGTAACAAATCACAATACCTACAGTAGGAGATTAGAAGTACTAGTGACATTACACTTCATATTTATCCTCCTTGAATGAATGCACAGTTCTAGGAATCTATCTCAGGTATAGcagcaaaaatatttacaaacaatATACccataagaaaattatttataataacaacGGACTGGGTAAAGTGTAATATGAAGGTGGTTGAATAAACTATGGGTCAAAACATAAAAGTATACAACTGGAAAAATGGACCAAAGAAGGATTTTATATATTGCTATCATTGTTCCCCAGAATATTCTTGTGAATAAAGACAatgtttagaaaacattttaacagtATGATAAAATGTGTGAAAGAAGAgagataagtaaaaataaaactaataaaagaagaaatgaaagagaacttaaaattaataataataataaaataattatcttaatgTGATTGAAACCAAAGTGGTCAACCTttgaaaaaatggttaaaattctAAAGTAATGAaaggtaaataaattttttttgtcttaatttaaattagaaattcagattgatataatatttttctctgaaataatcACAACTGAAAATTATAACTAGATAGTAATAAACATTCCTGTTCTCCaaatttctgttaaaataaaaCCTTCTTCCCTCCAAATAGAACTAGGGCTTTTTGGAGAAATCACTAATTTGATGTTTAGGATTGAAAATATATAAGGTTAtacagtcatccactgatggaagTTAAGTTTGGTCCCAtggcctagctattgtaaatagagcagcaataaacacgggagtgcaggtgtcccttcgacctgatgttttatagccctctggatatatccccgggaatgggattgctggatcatatggcagttctatctgtagttgtttaaggaacctccataatgcTCTCCATATGGCTGCACTAATTGACAGTACCACCTACAGTGCAGGAGCTTTCCTCTCTCCAcacctggccagcatttgttattctgtgccTTTTTTGTAATAGCCTGTCTGACTGGGGTGATTTGATACCTCaaagtgcttttgatttgcatttccctgatgattagtgatgttgagcatttttttcatatatctgttggccatttgtatgtcttcctaggagaaatgtctattcagcacctttgcctGGTTTtcaattggtttatttatttatttatttatttattttttgctgtaaagttgtctgagctctttacTACTCAGTCatataggagaatgaaattctacca is a genomic window containing:
- the LOC134391823 gene encoding olfactory receptor 5D14-like; the protein is MRLQVQAEKHEADQSIFYLSSLLQYFLSCTAVVTESFLLAVMAYDHFVAICNPLLYTVAMPQTLCDLLVAWSYLWGMTGPLVLLCYALHLNFSGHNVINHFFCEYTALIAVSSSDVHIPHLLFFATFNEVSTPLVVLTSYIFIRMTVLKIHSASGRRKAFSTCASHVTSITIFHVTVLSLYCVPNSQNHHQSHAEPSVL